ACATGTGGAACTCCACCATCAAGAAATACTCCGACAACCTGAAGCCACCTGCGAAGCTGGAGCTGGGCAGCTACCCAATGCTGCCGGGTGCAACCGATGCCGGTCTGTTCTTTAAACCGGCCCAGATGCTCTCCATCGGTAAATCTACCAAGAACCCGGAAGCCGCAGCGAAAGTGATCAACTTCCTGCTGAACAGCAAAGAAGGCGTTGAGACCCTGGGTCTGGAGCGTGGCGTACCGTTGAGCAAAGTGGCGGTGAAATACCTGACCGAAGACGGCACCATCAAAGAGAACGATCCGGCGGTTGCGGGCCTGCGTCTGGCGCAGTCTCTGCCAGCCAAACTCTCCGTCTCGCCATACTTTGACGACCCGCAGATCGTGGCTCAGTTCGGCACCTCCCTGCAGTACATCGACTATGGTCAGAAAACCGTGGAAGAGACTGCCGCTGACTTCCAGCGTCAGGCTGAACGCATCCTGAAACGCGCAATGCGCTAATTATCTTAGGTTATCAATACCCTACCGTTATGCGGTGGGGTATTTTTTTATCTGAAGGAACATGCCATGAAAGGAAAAATTATCCCCCTGAGTTTTCGCACCCGGCAGGACAGCCAAACCGGACACGAGGTGATACGCCTGACGCCGCCGCACATCATCTGTCACCGTAACTATTTCTATCAGAAATGTTTTACCCGCGATGGCAGCAAGCTGATCTTTGGCGGCGCCTTTGAGGGCCACTGGAACTACTACCTGCTCGACATTGAACAGCAAAAGGCGACCCAGCTGACCGACGGCGCTGGCGACAATACCTTCGGCGGCTTTCTCTCCGCGGACGATGCTTCTCTGTGGTACGTGAAAAATAGCCGCGAATTGCGCCGCGTCGATCTTGAGACTCTGGAAGAGTATGTGGTGTATGAGGTCGATAACGACTGGGTGGCCTACGGTACCTGGGTGGCGAACTCTGACTGCACGAAGCTGGTAGGCATCGAGATCAAAAAAAGCGACTGGCAGCCGCTCACCGACTGGAGCAAGTTCCGCGCGTTTTACTTCACCAACCCGGAATGCCGCCTGATCAACATCGACCTGCAAACCGGTGAACGGCGGGTGATTTTGCAGGAGAAACGCTGGCTTGGACACCCGATTTACCGTCCGTTCGACGACAGTACGGTAGCCTTTTGTCACGAGGGCCCGCGCGACGCGATCGATGCGCGCATGTGGTTGATCAATGAGGATGGCAGCAATCTGCGCAAGGTGCGCCAGCACGGCACGGGCGAGAGTTTTACCCACGAGTTCTGGGTGCCGGACGGCTCGGCGCTCTATTACGTGGCGCACAAGGAGAACGATCCTAAGCGCTATCTGTTCAGCGCCGATCCGCAAACGCTGGAAAACCGTCAGCTGATGGCGATCCCGCCCTGCTCCCACCTGATGAGTAACCACGACGGCTCGCTGATCGTCGGCGATGGCGCCCCGCACAATACCGGGGATATCAGCCTCAACGATCCCTTCATCTGGGTGTTCGATATTGCACAAGGCACGCAAACCGCCGTCTGCCAGCACAACACCAGCTGGAAAGTGCTGGACGGCGATCGCCAGGTCACCCACCCGCATCCGTCGTTTTCACCGGACAATAAGTGGGTGCTGTATACCTCGGACGAAGAAGGGATGCCGGCGCTGTATCTCGCTCGGGTGTGAAAAAAGCCGGGTGGCGGCTACGCCTTACCCGGCCTACGGTTTTGTCGGCCCGGCAAGCAAAGCGCCGCCGGGCGTTAACCTCACACGCCGATATTTCTTAACTTCTCCCCGGACATCAGCTTGCGCTCGATGTGCTCCAGGGTGACGCCTTTGGTTTCGGGGATCAGCCAGAAGGTGATGCCAATAAAGACCACGTTCAACACCGTATAGAGCCAGAAGGTGCCCGCCGCGCCGATAGCATCCAGCAGAGTCAGGAAGGTGGCGCCAATGATCATGTTCGACACCCAGTTGGTGGTGGTGGAACAGGTGATCCCGAAGTCGCGGCATTTCAGCGGCTGAATTTCAGAGCACAGGATCCACACTACCGGGGCAGCACTCATCGCGTAACCCGCGATGCA
This Leclercia sp. S52 DNA region includes the following protein-coding sequences:
- a CDS encoding oligogalacturonate lyase family protein encodes the protein MKGKIIPLSFRTRQDSQTGHEVIRLTPPHIICHRNYFYQKCFTRDGSKLIFGGAFEGHWNYYLLDIEQQKATQLTDGAGDNTFGGFLSADDASLWYVKNSRELRRVDLETLEEYVVYEVDNDWVAYGTWVANSDCTKLVGIEIKKSDWQPLTDWSKFRAFYFTNPECRLINIDLQTGERRVILQEKRWLGHPIYRPFDDSTVAFCHEGPRDAIDARMWLINEDGSNLRKVRQHGTGESFTHEFWVPDGSALYYVAHKENDPKRYLFSADPQTLENRQLMAIPPCSHLMSNHDGSLIVGDGAPHNTGDISLNDPFIWVFDIAQGTQTAVCQHNTSWKVLDGDRQVTHPHPSFSPDNKWVLYTSDEEGMPALYLARV